A genomic region of Paenibacillus sp. PL2-23 contains the following coding sequences:
- a CDS encoding YgzB family protein, which produces MKKIFFKSAKINEFRLWGLVFTLVGMGIMILGTAGILLWGQVGKIFAGIFMVFGMISLLISVAVYFWAGMMSTSATMLQCPECGRQTKMLGKTDRCMFCRTMLTLDPEQATEYPKDSEEVKA; this is translated from the coding sequence ATGAAAAAGATATTTTTTAAATCGGCAAAAATCAATGAATTCCGCCTTTGGGGGCTCGTATTTACACTCGTTGGCATGGGGATTATGATCCTTGGCACGGCAGGCATACTGTTATGGGGACAGGTAGGCAAAATATTTGCGGGGATCTTCATGGTGTTCGGCATGATCTCGCTCCTCATAAGCGTAGCCGTCTATTTCTGGGCAGGCATGATGTCTACAAGCGCAACCATGCTGCAATGTCCGGAGTGCGGACGTCAGACGAAGATGCTGGGCAAGACCGATCGCTGCATGTTCTGCCGCACCATGCTCACGCTTGATCCTGAGCAGGCGACGGAGTATCCTAAAGACAGCGAAGAGGTTAAAGCGTAA
- a CDS encoding glycosyl hydrolase family 18 protein — protein MNTELVRQPRKRRRRGGLAIFIMIFMLATIASFGWFGYLTYIPSNERLEPSYSFQHPIMVQGEEVSYGAQLDNGEVKLPLPLLEELLGEDKPIHYEASTGTLVMTTSDRVLRLKTDALTGLMNETDYTLSIAAEVVEDTVFIPAAPLEELFGLQIEYNESTGIVTLLTEGEAIQLGQALKEEGAAVRVAPSIREPYLLKVPADESIRIWQEIDGWLLVQTKSGHIGYMNKGDVKLTSIEQIPQLAKEDAFIPWKVMGSKINMTWEAVYERKADFAKIGDMPGVNVVSPTWFELADGKGTIRGKADSAYVKWAHDRGYQVWALFSNDFEPDRTTEALSTVESRFAMIKQLIAFAEIYKLQGINIDFENVYTKDKENLVQFVKEMTPLLHEQGLVVSIDVTPKSTSEMWSAFLDRAALGKVVDYMMVMAYDEHWASSPKAGSVASLPWVENAITKIMNEDNVPSDKLVLSMPLYTRIWTESKDDSGAVKVSSKAVGMDAVKSIIAEKKLTPVFDEAAGQHYVEYQEDGALKRIWMEDDVSMRARVQLVRKYDLAGVATWARSFQTSSIWSTIHEGLTKLP, from the coding sequence ATGAATACCGAGCTTGTGCGCCAGCCTCGCAAGAGAAGGCGAAGAGGCGGCCTGGCCATATTTATTATGATTTTTATGTTAGCGACTATAGCATCTTTTGGGTGGTTTGGATATTTGACCTATATTCCCAGCAATGAACGGCTGGAGCCCAGCTATTCCTTCCAGCATCCTATAATGGTTCAGGGGGAGGAAGTATCATACGGGGCGCAGCTGGACAACGGCGAGGTGAAGCTGCCGCTGCCGCTCCTGGAGGAGCTTCTGGGTGAGGACAAGCCGATCCATTATGAGGCGTCGACAGGCACTCTAGTGATGACAACCAGCGACAGGGTGCTTCGATTGAAGACCGACGCTTTGACGGGACTGATGAATGAGACGGATTATACGCTGAGCATCGCCGCCGAGGTGGTGGAGGATACGGTGTTTATACCGGCCGCTCCGCTTGAAGAGCTGTTCGGGCTTCAGATCGAATACAATGAATCGACGGGAATTGTCACATTGTTGACTGAAGGCGAAGCCATACAGCTTGGACAAGCGCTCAAGGAGGAAGGTGCGGCTGTAAGGGTGGCTCCTTCGATTCGTGAGCCTTATCTCCTTAAGGTGCCCGCTGACGAGTCGATTCGAATCTGGCAGGAAATTGATGGCTGGCTGCTGGTCCAGACGAAGAGCGGTCATATCGGATATATGAACAAAGGGGACGTGAAGCTGACTTCTATCGAGCAAATTCCTCAGCTTGCGAAGGAGGATGCGTTTATCCCCTGGAAGGTCATGGGAAGCAAGATCAACATGACGTGGGAGGCGGTCTACGAACGTAAGGCCGATTTTGCCAAAATTGGAGATATGCCGGGCGTCAACGTAGTCAGTCCAACTTGGTTCGAGCTTGCGGATGGCAAAGGCACGATTAGAGGGAAAGCGGATTCCGCTTATGTGAAGTGGGCGCATGACAGAGGGTATCAGGTATGGGCGCTGTTCAGCAACGATTTCGAGCCGGATCGAACGACCGAAGCGCTGTCAACGGTGGAATCCAGGTTCGCGATGATTAAGCAGCTGATTGCTTTTGCCGAGATTTATAAGCTTCAGGGCATTAATATCGACTTTGAGAATGTGTATACCAAGGATAAAGAAAATTTGGTGCAATTCGTGAAGGAAATGACACCTCTGCTTCATGAGCAGGGCCTGGTTGTATCTATTGACGTGACGCCGAAGTCAACTAGCGAGATGTGGTCCGCGTTTCTGGATCGCGCAGCGCTTGGCAAGGTGGTGGATTACATGATGGTGATGGCGTATGACGAGCATTGGGCCTCCAGCCCCAAAGCGGGCTCTGTCGCATCGCTGCCATGGGTTGAGAACGCTATTACCAAAATTATGAATGAGGACAACGTTCCGTCAGATAAGCTGGTGCTCAGCATGCCGCTTTATACAAGAATATGGACGGAAAGCAAGGACGATTCCGGAGCTGTTAAAGTGTCTTCGAAGGCGGTTGGCATGGATGCCGTCAAGTCCATTATAGCCGAGAAGAAGCTGACGCCTGTATTCGATGAGGCAGCGGGACAACATTATGTAGAGTATCAAGAGGACGGCGCTTTAAAGCGGATTTGGATGGAGGACGACGTATCGATGCGAGCCAGAGTTCAGCTTGTTCGCAAATATGATTTGGCGGGCGTGGCGACATGGGCGCGTTCGTTCCAGACAAGCTCCATATGGAGCACTATTCATGAAGGCTTGACGAAGCTGCCATAA
- a CDS encoding nucleotidyltransferase-like protein, which produces MEHINQRLIGAYRELPGLLSISVIQNPYPYNPLIDGLDRLVLLVITNNSTSSAARHIKLGEERIAIRMVDKEMLEQCVTSGANRNIIEWIVRGEIVLDREGYLANVRERLLLFPESMREQKRFIEFTGFLRTYLQAKQNLADGNLLDAYSHILTALHHWAHIVLIEEGLHPELTVWQQLRRVHPGIYKLYEELSASPETLEQRVQLVLLACEFSVMSKMKECCALLLNLMVDREEPWSISELQVHPDIRELHVDVSLVVQKLVQRAYIREVAVMDDPQGDSEIELRYLLAK; this is translated from the coding sequence GTGGAGCATATCAATCAACGCCTAATCGGCGCCTATCGGGAGCTGCCCGGTTTATTATCTATATCTGTCATCCAAAATCCGTACCCCTATAATCCGCTAATTGATGGATTGGATCGGTTAGTTCTGCTCGTGATCACAAACAACAGCACTTCGTCCGCTGCAAGGCATATCAAGCTGGGTGAGGAACGTATTGCCATTCGCATGGTTGACAAGGAAATGCTGGAGCAGTGCGTGACCAGCGGTGCAAATCGGAACATAATTGAATGGATAGTTCGGGGGGAGATTGTGTTGGATCGCGAAGGGTATTTGGCAAACGTTCGAGAACGGTTGCTGCTGTTTCCTGAATCCATGCGTGAGCAGAAGCGATTCATCGAGTTTACGGGGTTTCTTAGGACGTACTTGCAAGCCAAACAAAATTTGGCTGATGGCAATCTGCTCGATGCATACAGTCATATTCTGACCGCGCTTCATCACTGGGCACATATTGTACTCATTGAAGAAGGACTTCATCCGGAGCTTACCGTATGGCAGCAGCTGCGCAGAGTTCATCCCGGCATCTACAAGCTGTACGAGGAGCTGAGCGCGAGCCCGGAGACGCTGGAGCAGCGTGTACAGCTTGTGCTTCTCGCATGTGAATTCTCCGTCATGAGCAAAATGAAGGAATGCTGCGCCCTGCTGTTGAACCTCATGGTGGATCGGGAAGAGCCGTGGAGCATTTCTGAACTGCAAGTCCATCCCGACATCAGGGAGCTGCATGTAGATGTGTCGCTTGTCGTTCAGAAGCTGGTGCAGCGAGCATATATTCGCGAAGTAGCGGTTATGGATGATCCTCAAGGGGACAGCGAGATTGAGTTGCGATACTTGCTTGCCAAATAA
- a CDS encoding Fur family transcriptional regulator — translation MAVSVHSAIEQLKMNGVRMTPQRHAILSCLMESKSHPTADEIYKALSPDYPSMSVATIYNNLRLFVEAGLVRELTYGDDSSRFDADLSDHYHAICKSCGRIVDFGYPPLLEVERAATEQTGFTVQGHRMEVYGLCTSCNSLNH, via the coding sequence ATGGCAGTCAGCGTACATTCGGCAATTGAACAGCTTAAGATGAATGGCGTCCGGATGACCCCGCAACGTCACGCCATTCTAAGCTGCTTGATGGAATCGAAGTCTCACCCTACCGCGGATGAGATTTACAAGGCGCTCTCTCCAGATTATCCGAGCATGAGCGTCGCGACCATATACAACAATCTTCGATTGTTCGTTGAAGCGGGCTTAGTGCGTGAACTCACCTATGGCGATGATTCCAGCCGCTTTGATGCGGATTTATCGGATCATTACCATGCGATCTGCAAGAGCTGTGGACGAATCGTTGATTTTGGCTATCCGCCTCTGCTTGAGGTGGAGCGGGCAGCAACCGAACAAACGGGCTTTACCGTACAGGGACACCGAATGGAAGTATACGGATTATGTACGAGCTGCAACTCATTGAACCATTAA